A window of Chromohalobacter canadensis genomic DNA:
TCCGCTCGGTGGGGCATATTCGCGTCTTTGCGGCTTGTGCGGCCGTGCTGGCGGTGACGGCGATGCTGCATGGGTTATGGGTGGATCCGTGGGCATGGTTGGTGTGGCGCCTATTCGGCGGTGCGGCGACTGCGGGCTTGCTGATGGTCATGGAGTCGTGGGTTTCGGGTGAGTCGACGAATGATAACCGGGGACGGGTGCTGGGTTGGTACCTGGTCATTTCCACCTCGTCCCTGGCCGTCGGCCAGTGGCTGCTCAATGTCGCCGACCCGGCGACATTCGTGCTGTTTTCGGTCTCGGCAATCCTGTTTACGCTGTCGCTGGTACCGTTGTCGATTTACCGGATTCAGGGGCCGACGCGTTCGTCGCATGAGGTTTCCAGCAAGATCTCGCTGCGAGAATTGTATCGCCGCGCACCGGTCGGGCTGGTCAGCGCCTTCACGGCGGGGCTGATGGTTCAGTCCTTTTTTGCGATGACGCCCTACTACGGACAGGAGATTGGCCTTTCGACCGCGCAAACGGCACAGTTCATGGCGATTACGACCCTGGTGGCACTGGTGGCCCAATGGACGCTGGGGCGTATCTCCGACCGTCTGGATCGCCGCAAAGTAATCTTATGTATGGCCTTGGTGATGGCAGTGTCCGGTGCCATGATTTCGGTGGCGGCACGGTTCGATTTCTGGGTGTTGCTCGTGGTGGCCTGCTTTCATACCGCGATGCTGCATACGCTTTATTCCTTGAGCCTGTCGCACACCAACGACTGGCTTGAGCCCGAAGAAACCATTCAGGCCAATGCCAAGCTGTTGATCTGGTATGGCATTGGCTCTGTCGTCGGGCCTTATAGCGCTTCTGTGATCATGGAAGTGTCTGGCCCGGATGGGCTGTGGCTGTTCTTGGGAGGTGCCGCGCTGGCCTTGGCAATGTTCGTCATGGTGAGGCTCTATAGCTATAAAGGGGGTTCTCCGGAAGTGGAGCAAGAGCCTTATGTGGCGGCAGTGCCCATGGTGGAGTCGACGCATTATCTCAGTGAGATGGACCCACGTTTCGAGCCTCAGCAATTCGAGCTCGATTTCGAGCCGTCCTACGCAGATGACTGGGCGGCGTATGACAATAGTGAGCCACAGCCTGAGGCGGAAGAAGAGGCACGATTCTAGGCGCTGAGCTCGCAACGCGTGTGCTGCGGCAACAAGAGTTCTGCTGCGCGCTCATGGGTTCCTGACAGTCGCTTCTGTACGAGTGCAAGGCCACCGGTAGTGATGCGATGTTCATCGCCGGCGGCGAAGACGGCACGCTGTGTACAGCAGGCATAGTAATGGTGGTCGAGCAGGGGAGAGATAGGAAGCAGTGTCTGATCTGCTGGCTTCAGCCCCGCGTCGGCAATCATGTCGGCATATTCAGCGATATCGTGTCCCAGCCGCTGACAATCGAAGCCGATGTGATGCATGCGAGGGCCCATGATTGCCAACCAAGCAGCGAGTGGGTGGGCTTCATGCAGTTGTTGGTAAGTTGCCCAATCAGGCATTGGCCAAGGGCGGCCTCGAGAAAGAAGATTCTGTCCCTGGCTGTCTTGTGGGTGAGCCCGGCTGATGAGCGCTTCCAAATGCTGGCGTGGTGCTGGTGTCAGCGTGTCCAGTTGCAGTTCGATGAGCACAATCCATGCATCGCCATTGCCTGGGCTTAGCACATTGGCCAGTATGCCTCGGTCGGCCATGGCGTGGCGACCCACGCGTCGATAACCGAAATGATAAAGCGCTGGAAGCAAGTGCTGTGCTTGGTAAGGCGCACGGTTGAGTGTCACCAGCACGCAATACTCGGCGCGGTTGTCGAGCGGCCAGAGCGATAAAGCTCCTATATCGGGATGGCAATGGATATAGTCGAGCCAAAGTTGCTGCAGGAATTCATCGCGTTGCATGACTAACACCTCGCCTCCTGTCGCAATGCACTCAGTGTAGTGCTTTCTCATTGCGTGGGCGGATGCGAATTCAACGTTCTTTGTCGCGTGTTTCTGGAAGGATGGTAAAGGGAGGCAACGCCAACGCCCGTGACGGTGGGGTTGGCGCTGAAAGTATCGTTAGCTCTGTGTCGCGGGAATCAGTTCATTATCGCGAACGTGTTGGTCGAACTCAGTGAAGCCGCCGATATGGGTCTGATCGAGGAAGATCTGCGGCACCGTTTCGACAGGCTTGCCGATGGTCTTTTCCATATCGGCTTGAGTGATGCCTTCTTCGTGGATGTCGATATAACGGAAGCCGAAGTCTTCGCGCGCTTCGCTGATCTGTTCAGCGAGTTCCTTGGCACGGACGCAGAAAGGGCAGCCGGGGCGGCCGAAAATCACTGCCAACATAGGGTTCTCCTTGAGTTAAGGGATTTGTATGCCATGAAATTGATGGTGTCATTGTTTCGGAATGGCTCATAGGGTGCCAATAGAGTCTTGCTACATATGCTATTGGAGTGCTCTATGGCAAATCCATCTGTGCCTCGATCTCGTCGAGCCGACCCTCATCGGCTTTCAAGAGGATATCGCGCAGCGCACCGTATATCCCCGGTGAGCCTACCAGTATGTTCTCCCCATACAGTTCGGACGGAATACGGTCGGGACACTGATAGAGATGCCCCGTCTTGGCGCCGGCTTCACGCGCGATCAACAAGCCAGCGGCAAAATCCCAAGGCGAGACACTTTCATAATACGCATCGAGGCGGCCGCAAGCGACGTGGCATAGATCCAGTGCGGCTGAACCGTTGCGGCGTATGTCGCGACAACTGGTGAGCACGCCGGCGAGACGGCGAAACAAGGGAGCACGCGCATCGCGGCGATAGGGGAATCCCGTAGCAACCAGACTGCGTGACAATTCACTCGCATTGCTGGTCTGAATGGGTTCGCCGTTCAGCCAGGCGCCTTCTCCGCGTAGCGCCGTGAACGTTTCTCCCAGGAAGGGGGCATGAACGACACCCAGGCGTAGCTTCCCCTCCGATGCCCAGGCGATGGACACCGCTACATGGGGATGTCCATAAGCAAAATTCACCGTGCCATCGATGGGGTCGACGATCCATACGGCGTCATTGTCTTCGAGAACATCGCGGTCTGGAGAAATTTCCTCCGTGAGACGCGCATCGTCTCGAAAATGAGCATCAAGCTCGGAAGCGATGATCCGATCAATTTCGACATCGGCGTCTGTCACGAGTTCGTCACCGCTTTTGTAGCGTTGCTGAAACGCTTGCGACTCGCGCGCCGCCACGATGCGTTCTCCTGCTAGCCGTGCAATACGCTCGGCTTCGGCAAGCCGTTGGGAAGGCTCCATGCGGTCTCCTCGGGTCAATGCGTTGCTACCTGCAATCTTGGCGTTAGTCTAACAGGCCTGCTGAATGGCGTAAGTGATGCGCCTTGCTGGCATACCTCGCAACTCACGTCTTATGCTGAGCATAGTTCGTCTCGTCATTGAGGAGAGTGCCATGGCAGCCCCTTCCACACTGGGCCATCCGCGTGTCGCAATCGTGACCGGCAGTTCCAGCGGTATCGGCGAAGCGGTGGTCAAACAGTTTTGCCAAGAGGGATTGCAGGTTTTGGCGGTGGATGCCAATCCGCAAGGCGTGGATATCGCAGAAGCTGCGGGTGCCGTCTTCTACCAAGCAGACCTCACCGACCCGGAGGCTTGCCGTGGCTCGGTGATGGAGGCCATCAAACGTTTTGGGCATGTCGATATACTGGTCAATAACGCGGGCATTCAGCACGTGGAGACACTGGAAGATTTCCCCGAAGCGAAATGGCGCCAGATCATCGATCTCATGTTGACGGCTCCTTTCTTGCTGACGCAGGCGGTATGGCCCTATATGCGTCAGGGGCAGTGGGGGCGGATCGTTAACATGGCATCGATCCATGCTAGCGTCGCATCGCCGGGCAAAGTGGGGTATGTCAGTGCCAAGCATGGTTTGGTGGGGCTGACGCGAACGGCGGCGCTGGAAGGTGGCGCGGCAGGCATCACGGTCAATGCTCTTTGCCCTGCCTACGTGCGCACGCCTTTGGTGGAACGCCAGATCGCGGATCAGGCGCGTCTCAATGGCATGGATGAGCAACAGGTGATCGAGGAGGTCATGTTGAAAAACGCCGCCATCAAGCGCCTTATCGAGCCCGACGAAGTGGCGGCGTTGGTCAGCTATCTGGCGTCGGAACAGGCCGGCGCGGTAACCGGGGCATGCTGGAACATGGATCTCGGATGGACCGCGCAGTAATGAATATGTCGACTAGCGCTTCACGGGGCGCTTTTGCAGTTTTCGCTGCAGCGTTCGGCGGTGCATACCCAGTGCACGTGCGGTAGCAGAGATATTGCCATCGTGCTCCTGTAGCACTTTCTGGATATGCTCCCAGGTCACCCGGTTCACTGAAGGCGGGCTGTCAGCGATGTCGATATCGGGATCACCGCCTTCTCGCTCCAGCGACGTCAGTATCTCGTCGGCGTCGGCTGGCTTGCATAGATAATTGACGGCGCCCAGTTTGATGGCTTCCACTGCGGTTGCGATGCTCGAATAACCGGTCAGCACGACCACACGACATGATGGAGCAAGTGCCAGCAGCTCAGGAAGCAGCTTAAGTCCTGAGGAGTACTCGAGCTTCAGGTCGAGTGTTGCCATGTGCGGTGGCGCCTGGCGTACGCTGGCCAGCGCTTCTTCTTCGGTCATGGCGGTCGTGACCTCGAATCCCCGCCGTCGCATGGCGCGCGCCATGACAAAGCAAAACTGTTCGTCATCGTCGATGATCAATAGCCGTTCGGCATCTGCTGACATGGTGTTCTCCGTTGCTTTCAGGCAGGGTCGCCTGCTGTCGCTCGTGGCAGCTTGACCTCTGTAAGCGTGCCGCCTTCTTCGTGATTGTAGAGACTGACGCCGCCACCGAAGCGGTTGATCGTGGCGTGGGTCAGAAACAGGCCGATACCCATGCCTTTGCTCTTGGTCGAAATGAATGTTTCGCCCAGTTGGTCGGCAATATTCATCGAGACCCCAGGCCCATGGTCGCGGATGTCGATGATGACGTCATCCTGTGTCCAGTCGAGCAAGATGGAAATATCCATGGGATTGGCGTCGGCAGCGTTGTTGAGAAGGTTCATGATCGCTTGTTCGAGGGTGGTATCGGTGGCGATATAAGGAGTGCCACGCTTACCTTGTATATCGATGCGATGGCTCACGTCGGGACGCAATACCAGCCAGCGTTGCAGAACATTGCGTAGCCACGTTTCAGCTGCGGCGATCTCAGGCTTGGCCAAGCGCCGTCTATCGGCATTGGCCACGAGTGTTTGTAGGCGCGCCTTGCAGGTGTCGACTTGTTGTCGCAATAAATCGATGTCCTCCACGAGCAGGGTGTTGTCGCGCACTTCCTCTCGCATATCGCTGAGTAGCACTGCCATGGTGGACAAAGGCGTGCCCAGTTCGTGGGCGGTGCCGGCGGCCTGTGTGGCCACGGCGAGCACCTGTTCATTGCGCAATGCCGTCTCGCGGGTACGTGAGAGTGTGAGGTCGCGTCGCCGCAATGCGTGTGCCATCTTGAAGATGAAGAATGTCACGAGACCGGCGGACAGGCTGAAGTTCAGCCACATACCGATGATGTGCAGGCGAATACCTGTGCCCACGAATCCATTGCTTAACTGTGGG
This region includes:
- a CDS encoding response regulator transcription factor translates to MSADAERLLIIDDDEQFCFVMARAMRRRGFEVTTAMTEEEALASVRQAPPHMATLDLKLEYSSGLKLLPELLALAPSCRVVVLTGYSSIATAVEAIKLGAVNYLCKPADADEILTSLEREGGDPDIDIADSPPSVNRVTWEHIQKVLQEHDGNISATARALGMHRRTLQRKLQKRPVKR
- a CDS encoding GrxA family glutaredoxin, which encodes MLAVIFGRPGCPFCVRAKELAEQISEAREDFGFRYIDIHEEGITQADMEKTIGKPVETVPQIFLDQTHIGGFTEFDQHVRDNELIPATQS
- a CDS encoding inositol monophosphatase family protein, translating into MEPSQRLAEAERIARLAGERIVAARESQAFQQRYKSGDELVTDADVEIDRIIASELDAHFRDDARLTEEISPDRDVLEDNDAVWIVDPIDGTVNFAYGHPHVAVSIAWASEGKLRLGVVHAPFLGETFTALRGEGAWLNGEPIQTSNASELSRSLVATGFPYRRDARAPLFRRLAGVLTSCRDIRRNGSAALDLCHVACGRLDAYYESVSPWDFAAGLLIAREAGAKTGHLYQCPDRIPSELYGENILVGSPGIYGALRDILLKADEGRLDEIEAQMDLP
- a CDS encoding VOC family protein gives rise to the protein MQRDEFLQQLWLDYIHCHPDIGALSLWPLDNRAEYCVLVTLNRAPYQAQHLLPALYHFGYRRVGRHAMADRGILANVLSPGNGDAWIVLIELQLDTLTPAPRQHLEALISRAHPQDSQGQNLLSRGRPWPMPDWATYQQLHEAHPLAAWLAIMGPRMHHIGFDCQRLGHDIAEYADMIADAGLKPADQTLLPISPLLDHHYYACCTQRAVFAAGDEHRITTGGLALVQKRLSGTHERAAELLLPQHTRCELSA
- a CDS encoding MFS transporter, whose product is MRSLPATLPILFLSEISFLLGHGLIMTLLGVRMSLEGFPSQMAGLLMSSFSLGFVIGSYLIEKRIRSVGHIRVFAACAAVLAVTAMLHGLWVDPWAWLVWRLFGGAATAGLLMVMESWVSGESTNDNRGRVLGWYLVISTSSLAVGQWLLNVADPATFVLFSVSAILFTLSLVPLSIYRIQGPTRSSHEVSSKISLRELYRRAPVGLVSAFTAGLMVQSFFAMTPYYGQEIGLSTAQTAQFMAITTLVALVAQWTLGRISDRLDRRKVILCMALVMAVSGAMISVAARFDFWVLLVVACFHTAMLHTLYSLSLSHTNDWLEPEETIQANAKLLIWYGIGSVVGPYSASVIMEVSGPDGLWLFLGGAALALAMFVMVRLYSYKGGSPEVEQEPYVAAVPMVESTHYLSEMDPRFEPQQFELDFEPSYADDWAAYDNSEPQPEAEEEARF
- a CDS encoding ATP-binding protein, yielding MHQPLPLSTPNRNLVRLTIVRGITWTGFLGAIIFGIEVLSFQLHVLPVILVIIAMGLVNVATWWRLGRPRAVTDIEYLVHLLIDVVGLSLLFYYTGGSTNPFITYYLVPVTIAAATLPWRFAWVIAVASLASYTTMMLFYEPVPQLSNGFVGTGIRLHIIGMWLNFSLSAGLVTFFIFKMAHALRRRDLTLSRTRETALRNEQVLAVATQAAGTAHELGTPLSTMAVLLSDMREEVRDNTLLVEDIDLLRQQVDTCKARLQTLVANADRRRLAKPEIAAAETWLRNVLQRWLVLRPDVSHRIDIQGKRGTPYIATDTTLEQAIMNLLNNAADANPMDISILLDWTQDDVIIDIRDHGPGVSMNIADQLGETFISTKSKGMGIGLFLTHATINRFGGGVSLYNHEEGGTLTEVKLPRATAGDPA
- a CDS encoding 3-hydroxybutyrate dehydrogenase; amino-acid sequence: MAAPSTLGHPRVAIVTGSSSGIGEAVVKQFCQEGLQVLAVDANPQGVDIAEAAGAVFYQADLTDPEACRGSVMEAIKRFGHVDILVNNAGIQHVETLEDFPEAKWRQIIDLMLTAPFLLTQAVWPYMRQGQWGRIVNMASIHASVASPGKVGYVSAKHGLVGLTRTAALEGGAAGITVNALCPAYVRTPLVERQIADQARLNGMDEQQVIEEVMLKNAAIKRLIEPDEVAALVSYLASEQAGAVTGACWNMDLGWTAQ